The Fundidesulfovibrio putealis DSM 16056 genome includes a window with the following:
- the mdoH gene encoding glucans biosynthesis glucosyltransferase MdoH yields MITTPEHTSQGKAPRAAPPDQSGRRLLAYLGRLPMSEPERLETALSVLSDAARQPAGSEPLEQAAMRLLLGRLHAPGPDPDVRAAPPIKRTPMAPEYPRLKNGSGKKTPDGTPAPEQEGKPPGWPYRLLERRHKSWTATARARRLMLVLLIVVPTGVATLRMGVLLPHGGATALELVLMAIFAILFAWIAIGFWTAMAGFVTLVRRSDRFAITAERPGDKPERPGIRTAIVYPVYGEDMDRVAAGIEAVHSSLKRTGKAANFDFFILSDTRNPEAWAEEESAWAALRDRLGGASRIFYRRRKANTKKKSGNIADFCRRFGACYTYMLVMDADSVMSGQTIVRMVSVMERNRRVGILQSVPGVAGRDTLLARAQQFSSRLYGPMFSAGLHFWLLGDAQFWGHNALIRLRPFIRHCALPRLTGKPPLGGDISSHDFVESTLMRRAGWGVWVAYDLPGSYEETPPNLLAELSRDRRWCMGNMQHLRLVFGSGLFTIHRFLFINGVMAYGSALLWFLFLAASTAEAIIESLVPAVYFPPTKSLFPEWPIWEPWWALSLLLTTGVLLFLPKAFSLVLAFIQGRVRHFGGAVRLVTSILLEIVLSSLLAPIRMQFHAKFVFTTLLGQVTGWETQDREDKPTPWSEAVRFHLGATIVAGLWATTLYHLNYRFFWWVSPIFVPLLLSIPLSVVTSLPRLGKWLRRIGLVLIPEEVDPPLELVELSAMHQENQQAPRPLHIPKGQGMALAVVDPVACGLRLGLMRHPERKTIADGQLRRELLDKAVEMGPAGLTAKEKSALLEDFELLTELHRAVWLLPTDQMRRAWSVDIC; encoded by the coding sequence ATGATCACAACCCCGGAACACACCTCGCAGGGCAAAGCGCCGCGCGCCGCCCCCCCGGACCAATCCGGTCGAAGGCTCCTGGCCTATCTGGGGCGGCTGCCCATGTCCGAGCCCGAACGACTGGAAACGGCCCTGAGTGTGCTCTCTGACGCGGCCCGGCAGCCCGCTGGGTCCGAGCCCCTGGAACAGGCGGCCATGCGCCTGCTCCTAGGCCGACTCCACGCTCCTGGCCCTGATCCGGACGTGCGCGCCGCCCCTCCGATCAAGCGCACGCCAATGGCACCGGAGTATCCACGCCTGAAAAACGGCTCCGGGAAGAAAACACCGGACGGCACGCCTGCTCCCGAGCAGGAGGGCAAGCCTCCCGGCTGGCCCTACAGGCTCCTGGAGCGCAGGCACAAGTCCTGGACCGCGACTGCCCGCGCACGCCGGTTGATGCTTGTCCTGCTCATCGTCGTCCCCACTGGCGTGGCCACGTTGCGCATGGGCGTGTTGTTGCCGCACGGGGGGGCAACCGCTCTCGAGCTCGTCCTGATGGCTATTTTCGCGATCCTGTTCGCGTGGATAGCCATCGGGTTCTGGACGGCCATGGCCGGATTTGTGACCCTGGTCCGACGGTCCGACCGTTTCGCCATCACGGCTGAGCGCCCAGGCGACAAGCCCGAGCGTCCGGGAATCCGCACCGCCATCGTCTACCCGGTGTACGGCGAGGACATGGACCGCGTCGCAGCGGGCATCGAGGCTGTGCACAGCTCTCTTAAGCGCACCGGCAAGGCCGCGAACTTCGATTTCTTCATCCTGAGCGACACCCGCAACCCCGAGGCCTGGGCCGAGGAGGAATCCGCCTGGGCGGCCCTGCGCGACAGGCTGGGAGGGGCGAGCCGGATTTTCTATCGGAGGCGCAAGGCCAACACCAAGAAGAAAAGCGGCAACATCGCGGACTTCTGCCGCAGGTTCGGAGCCTGTTACACCTATATGCTGGTCATGGACGCGGACAGCGTCATGAGCGGCCAAACCATCGTGCGCATGGTCTCGGTCATGGAGCGCAACCGCCGGGTGGGAATTCTGCAATCGGTTCCGGGAGTGGCTGGACGCGACACGCTCCTGGCCCGCGCGCAGCAGTTTTCAAGCCGGTTGTACGGCCCCATGTTCTCCGCTGGCCTGCATTTCTGGCTTCTGGGCGACGCCCAGTTCTGGGGACACAACGCACTGATCCGCCTGCGGCCCTTCATTCGTCATTGCGCCCTGCCCCGGCTGACTGGCAAACCGCCCTTGGGAGGGGATATCTCCAGCCATGACTTCGTGGAGTCAACGCTCATGCGCCGGGCGGGCTGGGGGGTCTGGGTGGCCTACGACCTGCCCGGAAGCTACGAAGAGACGCCTCCGAACCTTCTGGCCGAACTGAGCCGCGACCGGCGCTGGTGCATGGGCAACATGCAGCATCTGCGGCTTGTCTTCGGCAGCGGCCTGTTCACCATCCACCGGTTCCTGTTCATCAACGGGGTCATGGCCTACGGGTCCGCCCTGCTGTGGTTTTTGTTCCTGGCCGCGTCCACTGCCGAGGCGATCATCGAGTCCCTGGTTCCGGCTGTGTACTTCCCGCCCACCAAATCCCTTTTTCCGGAATGGCCCATCTGGGAGCCATGGTGGGCCTTGAGTCTTCTTCTGACCACTGGCGTGCTGCTGTTTTTGCCCAAGGCATTCAGCCTTGTGCTGGCGTTCATCCAGGGACGGGTCAGGCACTTCGGCGGGGCGGTCAGGCTCGTGACGAGCATCCTGCTGGAAATAGTGCTCTCCAGTCTGCTGGCTCCAATTCGGATGCAGTTTCACGCAAAGTTCGTGTTCACCACCCTGCTCGGCCAAGTGACCGGCTGGGAGACGCAAGACCGCGAGGATAAGCCGACCCCCTGGTCCGAGGCGGTCCGTTTCCACCTGGGCGCGACTATTGTCGCTGGGCTCTGGGCCACGACCCTCTACCATCTGAACTACCGGTTCTTCTGGTGGGTCAGCCCGATATTCGTGCCGCTGCTGCTCTCCATCCCCCTCTCGGTGGTCACCAGCCTTCCCAGGCTGGGCAAGTGGCTGCGACGCATTGGATTGGTGCTCATTCCCGAGGAAGTCGATCCTCCTCTGGAACTGGTCGAATTAAGCGCCATGCACCAGGAGAACCAGCAAGCCCCCCGACCGTTGCACATCCCCAAAGGACAGGGCATGGCCCTGGCCGTGGTCGATCCAGTGGCCTGTGGCCTGCGCCTGGGTCTTATGCGCCATCCAGAACGCAAAACCATAGCGGACGGGCAACTGCGCCGGGAGTTGCTGGACAAAGCCGTGGAGATGGGTCCAGCCGGTTTGACCGCCAAAGAGAAGTCGGCCCTGCTGGAAGACTTTGAACTCCTGACGGAACTGCACCGCGCGGTCTGGCTGCTGCCGACAGATCAAATGCGCCGAGCTTGGTCCGTCGACATCTGCTGA